In Microbacterium sp. AB, a single genomic region encodes these proteins:
- a CDS encoding HSP90 family protein, with translation MRFESDSPDVRPFQVDLRGVVDLLSRHIYSSPQVFLRELLQNGRDAIRARHELDAGAPAGSLEIEPAGPGRPFRFRDNGVGLTADEASELLSTVGRSSKRDDLMQVRRVDYLGQFGIGLLSCFMVSDRIVVRSRSAKGTPAIEWIGDASGSFRIRELGEAETDGMAVGTEIALEPRPDDASLLSPDRVRALATRFGQYLPVPVAIVNEDATLDTVTRAPAFLGASAEEPSDALVELGTKLLGRRPLDIIPLSVPGTGTEGVAFVLPFAPPPGAHQASTVYLGRMLVGEQLDGLLPAWAFFVRCVLDTTGLAPTASREGLVDDSALEHTREQLGASVRAWILRQATTRPWRFQEFLSVHQLALKALAVHDDELARAVLPWLTVETSAGDTTVAELARRHDGVRYAESVDEFRQVAAIVPPETPVVNGGYSYDAALLRRLPDLLDVPVTRVTVSELLDELTPPPLAERALAVGLEERATAALAEVGCTVSARRFTPVELPALCVVDPEVVRRIERDAAQETAAGGIWGDVLGDVSELIEARRRDEGREAEAVRLCLNWSSPLVRRLADLRDELVFDRTVKLLYVQALLASHRPLAPADRRMLTSALTDMVTLSVGITGELEGEAL, from the coding sequence GTGAGGTTCGAATCGGATTCCCCCGACGTCCGGCCGTTCCAGGTCGACCTGCGCGGGGTGGTGGATCTGCTCAGTCGCCACATCTACTCCAGCCCGCAGGTGTTCCTGCGCGAGCTGCTGCAGAACGGGCGCGACGCCATCCGCGCCCGCCACGAGCTCGACGCCGGAGCCCCCGCGGGCTCGCTCGAGATCGAGCCCGCGGGGCCGGGGAGGCCGTTCCGCTTCCGCGACAACGGCGTGGGGCTCACGGCCGACGAGGCGTCGGAGCTGCTCTCGACGGTCGGCCGCAGCTCCAAGCGCGACGACCTCATGCAGGTGCGGCGCGTCGACTACCTCGGCCAGTTCGGCATCGGCCTCCTCAGCTGCTTCATGGTGTCCGACCGCATCGTGGTGCGCAGCCGCTCGGCGAAGGGGACGCCCGCGATCGAGTGGATCGGCGATGCGTCGGGCTCGTTCCGCATCCGGGAGCTCGGCGAGGCCGAGACCGACGGGATGGCCGTGGGCACGGAGATCGCGCTCGAGCCGCGTCCGGACGACGCGTCGCTGCTGTCCCCCGACCGCGTGCGCGCCCTCGCGACGCGGTTCGGCCAGTACCTCCCGGTGCCCGTCGCGATCGTGAACGAGGACGCCACGCTCGACACCGTCACGCGCGCCCCCGCGTTCCTCGGGGCATCCGCCGAAGAGCCCTCCGACGCCCTCGTCGAGCTCGGGACGAAGCTCCTCGGCCGCCGCCCGCTCGACATCATCCCGCTGTCGGTCCCCGGGACGGGGACGGAGGGCGTCGCCTTCGTGCTGCCGTTCGCGCCGCCGCCCGGCGCGCACCAGGCGAGCACGGTCTACCTCGGGCGGATGCTCGTGGGCGAGCAGCTCGACGGCCTGCTGCCCGCCTGGGCCTTCTTCGTGCGCTGCGTCCTCGACACGACGGGCCTCGCCCCCACGGCGTCGCGCGAGGGCCTCGTCGACGACTCCGCGCTCGAGCACACCCGCGAGCAGCTCGGCGCGTCCGTCCGTGCGTGGATCCTGCGCCAGGCGACGACGAGGCCGTGGCGGTTCCAGGAGTTCCTCTCGGTGCACCAGCTCGCGCTCAAGGCCCTCGCCGTGCACGACGACGAGCTCGCCCGCGCCGTGCTGCCGTGGCTCACGGTCGAGACGTCGGCGGGCGACACCACGGTCGCCGAGCTCGCGCGCCGCCACGACGGCGTGCGGTATGCCGAGAGCGTCGACGAGTTCCGGCAGGTCGCCGCGATCGTGCCGCCGGAGACCCCGGTCGTGAACGGCGGCTACTCCTATGACGCCGCGCTCCTGCGGCGCCTGCCCGACCTGCTCGACGTCCCCGTGACCCGCGTCACGGTGAGCGAGCTGCTCGACGAGCTCACGCCGCCGCCGCTCGCGGAGCGCGCGCTCGCCGTCGGCCTCGAGGAGCGCGCCACCGCCGCGCTCGCCGAGGTCGGATGCACCGTCTCCGCGCGTCGCTTCACGCCCGTCGAGCTGCCGGCGTTGTGCGTCGTCGACCCGGAGGTCGTGCGCCGCATCGAGCGCGACGCGGCGCAGGAGACCGCGGCGGGCGGCATCTGGGGCGATGTCCTCGGAGACGTGAGCGAGCTCATCGAGGCACGCCGCCGCGACGAGGGACGTGAGGCCGAGGCGGTCCGGCTGTGCCTGAACTGGTCGAGCCCGCTCGTCCGCCGCCTCGCCGATCTGCGCGACGAGCTCGTCTTCGACCGCACGGTGAAGCTGCTGTACGTGCAGGCGCTCCTCGCCTCGCACCGCCCGCTCGCCCCCGCAGACCGGCGGATGCTGACGTCCGCCCTGACCGACATGGTGACCCTGAGCGTCGGGATCACCGGAGAGCTCGAAGGAGAGGCCCTGTGA
- a CDS encoding MurR/RpiR family transcriptional regulator has protein sequence MASDIDVWLDETFSEGELSPGQRRVADVVQRNLRLAAYGDLAEVSERAGVNPSTAVRTAQTLGFSGWKDFQRELRARHLAGLSTEETLQEHGVPGSPLHEAIARDVESLRQTLEANTAESAESTIRTLSEARAILAVGLGSFAGPASVFAHLGSTMGYRIALETRAGVHLATAFNGIGGGDVVFLVNLWRTQRHILAAAEAGRRAGARIVVLTDRKRGPLAAAADHVVVVPSEGISFFQSVTAAGSAVYGLLAGMEAAHPDRSRAALRRTHELWKDLDVYAD, from the coding sequence ATGGCCTCGGACATCGACGTCTGGCTCGACGAGACCTTCTCCGAGGGCGAGCTGTCCCCCGGCCAGCGCCGGGTCGCCGACGTGGTCCAGCGCAACCTCCGTCTCGCCGCCTACGGCGACCTGGCGGAGGTCTCCGAACGGGCCGGGGTGAATCCGTCGACCGCCGTCCGCACGGCGCAGACGCTCGGGTTCTCGGGATGGAAGGACTTCCAGCGCGAGCTGCGGGCACGGCATCTCGCCGGCCTCTCGACGGAGGAGACCCTGCAGGAGCATGGAGTGCCGGGGTCGCCGCTGCATGAGGCGATCGCGCGCGACGTCGAGAGCCTGCGGCAGACCCTCGAGGCGAACACGGCGGAGAGCGCGGAGTCCACCATCCGCACGCTGTCCGAGGCGCGCGCGATCCTCGCCGTCGGCCTCGGCTCCTTCGCCGGCCCCGCCTCGGTGTTCGCGCACCTGGGATCGACGATGGGCTACCGGATCGCTCTCGAGACCCGGGCCGGCGTGCACCTCGCCACGGCGTTCAACGGGATCGGCGGCGGCGACGTGGTCTTCCTCGTCAACCTGTGGCGGACGCAGCGGCACATCCTCGCCGCCGCCGAGGCGGGTCGCCGCGCGGGAGCGCGCATCGTCGTCCTCACGGACCGCAAGCGCGGTCCGCTGGCCGCCGCGGCGGACCACGTCGTCGTCGTGCCGTCCGAGGGCATCTCGTTCTTCCAGTCCGTCACGGCCGCCGGCTCCGCCGTCTACGGCCTCCTCGCGGGCATGGAAGCCGCCCATCCCGACCGCAGCCGCGCCGCGCTGCGTCGGACCCACGAGCTCTGGAAGGACCTCGACGTCTATGCCGACTGA
- a CDS encoding NAD(P)-dependent oxidoreductase: MPPTPTAAVVGLGSMGGAMALALRDAGWRVTGFDPSPDARTRLGDEGVDTVESLEALAGIPHIVLSLPSAAIVETTVPSLVAQGAAAIVDTTTSEPATSAAMAELAARAGVSFVDAPVSGGRAGARAGTLSAFVGGSDAAVAAATPLLDALTQGSYRRIGGPGTGNVVKLLNNILAAANLATVGEALAVAHSYGIEPSVAAEGISGASGASRASSASYPEWVLSGTFDSGFSLGLMARDARLALDVAAARGARPPLLDAVAGRWQDALADLGADADFTEIARTTAPDLFAAKESTR, translated from the coding sequence ATGCCCCCCACCCCCACCGCCGCCGTCGTCGGCCTCGGATCGATGGGAGGCGCCATGGCGCTCGCGCTGCGCGACGCCGGATGGCGCGTGACCGGCTTCGATCCGTCGCCCGATGCCCGGACCCGCCTCGGCGACGAGGGCGTCGACACGGTCGAGTCGCTCGAGGCGCTCGCCGGCATCCCGCACATCGTGCTGTCGCTGCCGTCCGCCGCGATCGTGGAGACGACGGTGCCCTCCCTCGTCGCGCAGGGCGCGGCCGCCATCGTGGACACGACGACCTCCGAGCCGGCCACGAGCGCCGCGATGGCGGAGCTCGCCGCCCGGGCGGGCGTCTCGTTCGTCGACGCGCCCGTCTCCGGCGGACGCGCGGGAGCCCGCGCCGGCACGCTCAGCGCGTTCGTCGGCGGCTCCGACGCCGCCGTCGCCGCCGCGACGCCCCTCCTCGACGCCCTCACGCAGGGCTCCTACCGCCGTATCGGCGGACCGGGAACGGGCAACGTCGTCAAGCTCCTCAACAACATCCTCGCCGCGGCCAATCTCGCCACCGTCGGCGAGGCGCTCGCCGTCGCGCACTCCTACGGCATCGAGCCCTCGGTCGCCGCCGAGGGCATCAGCGGCGCCTCCGGCGCGAGCCGCGCATCGTCCGCGTCCTACCCCGAGTGGGTGCTGTCGGGCACCTTCGACTCGGGCTTCTCGCTCGGGCTCATGGCCCGCGACGCGCGCCTCGCGCTCGACGTCGCGGCCGCCCGCGGCGCGCGCCCGCCGCTGCTCGACGCCGTCGCCGGGCGCTGGCAGGACGCTCTCGCCGACCTGGGCGCGGATGCCGATTTCACGGAGATCGCCCGTACGACCGCCCCCGATCTCTTCGCCGCGAAGGAGAGCACGCGATGA
- a CDS encoding aldehyde dehydrogenase family protein has translation MSALAAESLASSASTAAAVLGASFPSGFGSFVHGEVAPGTGRRLTLTAAATGEAFAAYADLGQDGADALLESSRRGAAAWGATDAFARAAVLRDVSRAIAEHGEELALLESATTGKPIRDTRAEAAKVAEMFGYYAGWADKVTGLTIPVPGHWHTYTERVPWGVVVAITPWNAPMFTGGWNAAAPLAAGNAVVVKPSEFTPASTVRLAQIAFEAGLPAGALNVAAGLGSTTGAALTTDRRVGKVSFIGSVPTGRAVAVAAAQAGIPTVLELGGKSANIVFADADLERAADGAVSAIFSGAGQSCVAGSRLLVQRSAYEDFVELVAHRASLLRLGDPLSPDTEIGPIITARQYETVTALIAAGVEGGARRITSAQTPAAVREGALGGGFWVPPTLLAGVSPDNVVESTEVFGPVVGADAFDDAEEAIARANASAFGLAGAVWTENVARAHHVARSVDAGTFWINAYKTIHVAAPFGGFGDSGHGRSSGPGVLDEYTQTKAIWTPTAPAPVPFPSLASEGVR, from the coding sequence ATGAGCGCGCTCGCCGCAGAAAGCCTCGCCTCCTCGGCGTCGACCGCCGCCGCCGTCCTCGGCGCCTCGTTCCCGTCCGGCTTCGGCTCCTTCGTCCACGGGGAGGTCGCCCCCGGGACGGGACGTCGCCTCACGCTCACGGCGGCCGCGACCGGCGAGGCGTTCGCCGCGTACGCCGACCTCGGTCAGGACGGCGCCGACGCGCTGCTCGAGAGCTCACGCCGAGGAGCGGCCGCCTGGGGTGCGACCGACGCGTTCGCCCGCGCCGCCGTCCTCCGCGACGTCTCGCGTGCGATCGCCGAGCACGGCGAGGAGCTCGCCCTCCTCGAGAGCGCGACGACGGGCAAGCCGATCCGCGACACCCGGGCCGAGGCGGCGAAGGTCGCCGAGATGTTCGGGTACTACGCCGGCTGGGCGGACAAGGTGACGGGGCTCACGATCCCCGTCCCCGGCCACTGGCACACCTACACCGAGCGCGTCCCCTGGGGCGTCGTCGTGGCGATCACCCCCTGGAACGCCCCGATGTTCACGGGCGGATGGAACGCGGCCGCGCCGCTCGCCGCCGGCAACGCCGTCGTCGTCAAGCCGAGCGAGTTCACTCCCGCGTCGACCGTGCGACTCGCCCAGATCGCGTTCGAGGCGGGGCTTCCCGCCGGAGCCCTCAACGTCGCCGCAGGCCTCGGATCGACCACGGGCGCCGCGCTGACGACCGACCGGCGCGTGGGCAAGGTCTCGTTCATCGGCTCCGTCCCGACGGGGCGCGCCGTCGCCGTCGCCGCCGCGCAGGCGGGCATCCCCACCGTGCTCGAGCTCGGGGGCAAGAGCGCCAACATCGTGTTCGCCGACGCCGACCTCGAACGGGCGGCGGACGGCGCGGTGTCGGCGATCTTCTCCGGTGCCGGGCAGTCCTGCGTGGCGGGATCGCGCCTCCTCGTCCAGCGCTCCGCGTACGAGGACTTCGTCGAGCTCGTCGCGCACAGGGCCTCGCTCCTGCGCCTGGGGGACCCGCTCTCCCCCGACACCGAGATCGGCCCCATCATCACCGCCCGGCAGTACGAGACCGTGACGGCCCTCATCGCCGCAGGGGTCGAGGGCGGCGCTCGCCGGATCACCTCCGCACAGACGCCGGCCGCCGTGCGGGAAGGCGCTCTCGGGGGCGGGTTCTGGGTGCCGCCGACACTGCTCGCGGGGGTCTCCCCCGACAACGTCGTCGAGTCGACGGAGGTCTTCGGCCCCGTCGTCGGCGCCGACGCCTTCGACGACGCCGAGGAGGCGATCGCGCGCGCCAACGCCTCGGCCTTCGGGCTGGCGGGCGCGGTCTGGACCGAGAACGTCGCTCGCGCGCACCACGTCGCGCGGAGCGTCGACGCCGGGACGTTCTGGATCAACGCGTACAAGACCATCCACGTCGCGGCGCCGTTCGGCGGGTTCGGCGACTCCGGGCACGGCAGGTCGTCCGGCCCCGGCGTGCTCGACGAGTACACCCAGACGAAGGCGATCTGGACGCCGACGGCTCCGGCCCCCGTGCCGTTCCCCTCGCTCGCGTCCGAGGGCGTGCGATGA
- a CDS encoding DUF3100 domain-containing protein, whose translation MTRTTARPVTTAGTREAWPIALLALVITLVVQFIGSAQIDIGIGAIVIFPMVWGLLAGLLVSVQRLTPLGLDLQKVAAALVGVSVMLLVARLAFNIGPSLPVLLQAGPALLLQEVGHLLGTVALALPLAVLLRMGGATVGATFSLDREPSFAMVSEKYGPDSDQYRGVLAMYVFGTMFGAVYITLLTSLVANWKIFDPLALAMGAGVGSGSMMAASAASIVAAYPADEEAILAMAAVSNLITTVLGVYVGIYLSLPLADRFYRLLTRRRERATPAAVPVGAGAPSTEAAPAGTEENRRFREAVAASSAEVRLPLWLSLGILTVLGLGTAFVAAKAFDGRIVAGYAIMLALVLLGSLLARLTRGRVSAIVWITTIGAYVSSPWFFAGDALAEAVAAVDFLSIATVMLTLAGLSLGKDLPLLRNIGWKIVPVGLVAITASFLLSAVVAEFALGFWG comes from the coding sequence ATGACCCGCACGACCGCACGCCCCGTCACGACGGCGGGGACGAGGGAGGCATGGCCCATCGCCCTGCTCGCGCTCGTCATCACCCTCGTCGTCCAGTTCATCGGAAGCGCCCAGATCGACATCGGGATCGGCGCCATCGTGATCTTCCCCATGGTGTGGGGCCTCCTGGCGGGCCTGCTCGTCTCGGTGCAGAGGCTCACGCCGCTGGGACTCGACCTGCAGAAGGTCGCGGCGGCGCTCGTCGGCGTCTCGGTCATGCTGCTCGTCGCTCGTCTCGCCTTCAACATCGGGCCGAGCCTTCCCGTCCTCCTCCAGGCGGGCCCCGCGCTCCTCCTCCAGGAGGTCGGTCATCTGCTGGGCACGGTCGCGCTGGCGCTCCCGCTCGCCGTGCTGCTGCGCATGGGCGGGGCGACGGTCGGAGCGACGTTCTCGCTCGACCGCGAGCCGTCGTTCGCGATGGTGTCCGAAAAGTACGGCCCCGACTCCGACCAGTACCGAGGGGTGCTGGCGATGTACGTCTTCGGGACGATGTTCGGCGCGGTGTACATCACCCTGCTGACGTCGCTCGTGGCCAACTGGAAGATCTTCGATCCGCTCGCCCTCGCGATGGGGGCCGGGGTCGGCTCGGGCTCCATGATGGCCGCCTCGGCGGCGAGCATCGTGGCCGCCTACCCGGCCGACGAGGAGGCCATCCTCGCCATGGCCGCGGTGTCGAACCTCATCACGACCGTGCTCGGCGTCTACGTCGGGATCTACCTCTCGCTGCCGCTCGCCGACCGCTTCTACCGGCTCCTCACGCGGAGGCGGGAGAGGGCGACGCCCGCCGCCGTCCCCGTCGGAGCCGGCGCCCCCTCGACGGAGGCCGCTCCGGCCGGGACCGAGGAGAACCGTCGGTTCCGCGAGGCCGTCGCCGCCTCCTCCGCGGAGGTGAGGCTGCCTCTCTGGCTTTCCCTCGGCATCCTCACCGTCCTCGGACTGGGCACCGCGTTCGTCGCCGCGAAGGCGTTCGACGGGCGGATCGTGGCGGGCTACGCCATCATGCTCGCGCTGGTGCTGCTCGGCTCGCTGCTGGCGAGGCTCACCCGGGGCAGGGTCTCGGCCATCGTGTGGATCACGACGATCGGCGCCTACGTGTCGAGCCCGTGGTTCTTCGCCGGCGACGCGCTCGCGGAGGCCGTCGCCGCGGTGGACTTCCTCTCGATCGCGACGGTCATGCTGACCCTCGCGGGCCTCTCGCTCGGCAAGGACCTGCCGCTGCTGCGGAACATCGGGTGGAAGATCGTCCCGGTCGGCCTCGTCGCGATCACGGCGTCGTTCCTGCTGTCGGCCGTCGTCGCCGAGTTCGCCCTCGGGTTCTGGGGATGA
- a CDS encoding serine hydrolase — MATEPQKEAVSLRGTRRSGRRPRRRAILRPTFASTLRALEGLVAADGRVAVHVADLDRGTVLLGGDDHVTMPVGGVGTVPLLVEAAAQFEEGTLDPYEVVARDPLDPLRVSGVWRHLQARELPLIDVAVLTATSDDALAANALLERVGHERVSRRYVSLGMPRSALLDHFRDRRGPDDAPHVALGTAREFAVLFADIVSGKAAGATVSAQVAEWLTLNHDLSLVGSATGLAPFAHDDDGHGLLFLNKTGRDRDVRAEAGVLAGARGGVAYALFVEFDDASILHRDRAHEAFRVLGRELMEYAA, encoded by the coding sequence GTGGCTACCGAGCCTCAGAAGGAAGCTGTGTCGCTGCGGGGGACGCGACGCAGCGGAAGACGCCCGAGACGGCGTGCCATCCTCAGACCGACCTTCGCCTCGACGCTGCGCGCGCTCGAGGGGCTGGTCGCGGCGGATGGCCGTGTCGCGGTGCATGTCGCGGACCTCGACCGCGGGACGGTGCTGCTCGGAGGCGATGACCACGTCACGATGCCCGTCGGCGGCGTCGGAACGGTGCCCCTGCTCGTCGAGGCCGCGGCGCAGTTCGAGGAGGGCACGCTCGACCCGTACGAGGTCGTCGCCCGCGATCCGCTCGACCCCCTGCGCGTGTCGGGCGTGTGGCGTCACCTCCAGGCGCGTGAGCTGCCGCTCATCGACGTCGCCGTGCTGACGGCGACGAGCGACGACGCGCTCGCCGCGAACGCGCTCCTCGAACGGGTGGGGCACGAGCGCGTGTCGCGCCGCTACGTCTCGCTCGGGATGCCGCGCTCGGCGCTCCTCGACCACTTCCGCGACCGGCGCGGGCCGGACGACGCACCGCATGTCGCGCTCGGCACGGCGCGCGAGTTCGCGGTGCTCTTCGCCGACATCGTCTCGGGCAAGGCCGCCGGCGCGACCGTGAGCGCGCAGGTCGCCGAGTGGCTCACCCTCAACCACGACCTCAGCCTCGTGGGCAGCGCCACGGGACTCGCGCCGTTCGCGCACGACGACGACGGACACGGCCTGCTCTTCCTCAACAAGACGGGTCGCGACCGGGACGTCCGTGCGGAGGCCGGCGTGCTGGCCGGCGCGCGCGGCGGGGTCGCCTACGCCCTCTTCGTCGAGTTCGACGACGCGAGCATCCTGCACCGCGACCGCGCCCACGAGGCGTTCCGCGTCCTCGGCCGCGAGCTCATGGAGTACGCGGCCTGA
- a CDS encoding M13 family metallopeptidase, producing MTAAPLTSGIALDELSKEIRPQDDLYRHVNGGWIERTAIPGDKARWGSFHQLAEQAEKDVRAIVEEAQRAEPGTDARKVGDLFASFMDTARVEALATAPLVALLERVEAVSDVASLLRTAGEFDREGLGSPIGVFAEPDPGDPTRYVPFLVQSGISLPDESYFRLEGFAGTRAAFRRHVERLLALAGVAGAAAQAERVFVLQADIAAHHWDKVRSRDALATYNLKTWDEIQQLAGVDLTPWRDAVVPGRPEALAEAVVAQPSALEGLGSLLVAERLEDWKAWLLFQVVHALAPYLPDAFVDENFAFYGTELTGVPTLRERWKRGVALAEGALGDAIGRVYVERHFPPAAKTAMDELVANVVEAYRQSISQLAWMSPVTREKALAKLDAFTPKIGYPVRWRTYEALEIVEDDLVGNVRRASIAEHDRQLGKIGQPIDRDEWFMSPMTVNAYYNPLMNEIVFPAAILQYPFFDAERDPAANYGGIGGVIGHEIGHGFDDQGSRYDGTGALSDWWTEDDRAAFEQRTRSLIDQYDALVPRGLESSHTVNGALTIGENIGDLGGLGIALKAYELSLGGEESPVVDGLTGVQRLLLSWAQVWQQKSREAETLRLLTIDPHSPNEFRCNQIVRNVDAFYEAFGVTPDDALWLPEDERVTIW from the coding sequence ATGACGGCTGCTCCCCTGACCTCCGGTATCGCACTCGACGAGCTCAGCAAGGAGATCCGCCCGCAGGACGACCTGTACCGCCACGTCAACGGCGGCTGGATCGAGCGCACCGCCATCCCCGGCGACAAGGCGCGATGGGGGTCGTTCCACCAGCTCGCCGAGCAGGCCGAGAAGGACGTCCGCGCGATCGTCGAGGAGGCGCAGCGCGCGGAGCCGGGCACCGACGCGCGCAAGGTCGGCGACCTCTTCGCGAGCTTCATGGACACGGCGCGCGTCGAGGCGCTCGCCACCGCCCCGCTCGTCGCCCTGCTCGAGCGCGTGGAGGCCGTCTCCGACGTCGCCTCGCTCCTGCGGACGGCGGGCGAGTTCGATCGCGAGGGCCTCGGCTCGCCCATCGGCGTCTTCGCCGAGCCCGACCCGGGCGACCCGACGCGCTATGTGCCCTTCCTCGTGCAGTCGGGCATCTCGCTGCCGGACGAGAGCTACTTCCGCCTGGAGGGCTTCGCGGGCACGCGTGCCGCCTTCCGCCGGCACGTCGAGCGCCTTCTCGCCCTGGCCGGGGTCGCGGGGGCCGCGGCGCAGGCGGAGCGCGTGTTCGTCCTGCAGGCCGACATCGCCGCGCACCACTGGGACAAGGTGCGCAGCCGCGACGCCCTCGCGACGTACAACCTCAAGACGTGGGACGAGATCCAGCAGCTCGCCGGGGTCGACCTGACGCCGTGGCGCGACGCGGTCGTGCCGGGCCGGCCGGAGGCGCTCGCGGAGGCCGTCGTGGCACAGCCCTCCGCGCTCGAAGGGCTCGGGTCTCTGCTCGTCGCCGAGCGTCTCGAGGACTGGAAGGCGTGGCTGCTCTTCCAGGTCGTCCACGCGCTCGCGCCGTACCTGCCCGACGCGTTCGTCGATGAGAACTTCGCGTTCTACGGCACCGAGCTCACGGGCGTGCCGACCCTCCGCGAGCGCTGGAAGCGCGGCGTCGCGCTCGCCGAGGGCGCCCTGGGCGACGCGATCGGCCGCGTCTACGTCGAGCGCCACTTCCCCCCGGCGGCGAAGACGGCGATGGACGAGCTCGTCGCGAACGTCGTCGAGGCCTACCGGCAGAGCATCTCGCAGCTGGCGTGGATGAGCCCCGTCACGCGCGAGAAGGCTCTCGCCAAGCTCGACGCCTTCACGCCGAAGATCGGCTACCCGGTGAGATGGCGCACGTACGAGGCGCTCGAGATCGTCGAGGACGACCTCGTGGGCAACGTGCGCCGTGCGAGCATCGCCGAGCACGACCGGCAGCTCGGCAAGATCGGGCAGCCGATCGACCGCGACGAGTGGTTCATGTCGCCCATGACGGTCAACGCGTACTACAACCCGCTCATGAACGAGATCGTCTTCCCGGCCGCCATCTTGCAGTACCCCTTCTTCGACGCCGAGCGCGATCCCGCGGCGAACTACGGCGGGATCGGCGGCGTCATCGGCCATGAGATCGGCCACGGCTTCGACGACCAGGGCAGCCGCTACGACGGCACCGGCGCGCTCAGCGACTGGTGGACAGAGGACGATCGCGCGGCCTTCGAGCAGCGCACGCGCTCGCTCATCGATCAGTACGACGCCCTCGTCCCGCGAGGGCTCGAGTCGTCGCACACCGTCAACGGCGCGCTCACGATCGGCGAGAACATCGGCGACCTGGGCGGTCTCGGCATCGCGCTCAAGGCGTACGAGCTGTCGCTCGGCGGAGAGGAGTCGCCCGTCGTGGACGGTCTCACGGGGGTGCAGCGGCTGCTGCTGTCGTGGGCTCAGGTCTGGCAGCAGAAGTCGCGCGAGGCCGAGACGCTCCGCCTCCTGACGATCGACCCGCACTCGCCGAACGAGTTCCGCTGCAATCAGATCGTGCGCAACGTCGACGCCTTCTACGAGGCCTTCGGCGTCACGCCGGACGACGCCCTGTGGCTCCCCGAAGACGAGCGCGTGACGATCTGGTGA
- a CDS encoding EamA family transporter, with the protein MSARDRLLAVAVAAAWGLNFVAIDASLGHFPPFFLVALRFALLAIPTILFVPRPRVRLRWLIGYGLGFGTFQFLFLYAGMVAGMPAGLASLVLQSSAPFTVLLGALFFRERMSPARIAGLVVACAGLAMVGAPRAGDGASLLPFLLVLAGGLSWAVGNVATAQAHADDPLRLTLWMSVVPPLPMLALSLVVEGPDAIAGSLTSWQEPTAAPALLGLAYTVLVGTVGGSGVWSWLMTRHGSSAVAPFSLLVPVVGIAAAWILLGQAVTPLDLAGAAVVMAGVYLATRAPARGGARTDPVVAPG; encoded by the coding sequence ATGAGCGCGCGCGACCGCCTCCTCGCGGTCGCGGTCGCGGCGGCGTGGGGCCTGAACTTCGTGGCGATCGACGCCTCCCTCGGGCACTTCCCTCCGTTCTTCCTCGTGGCGCTGCGGTTCGCGCTGCTCGCGATCCCGACGATCCTCTTCGTGCCGCGCCCGAGGGTCCGTCTGCGCTGGCTCATCGGGTACGGGCTCGGGTTCGGCACGTTCCAGTTCCTCTTCCTCTACGCGGGGATGGTGGCGGGGATGCCCGCGGGCCTCGCCTCGCTCGTCCTGCAGTCGTCCGCCCCGTTCACGGTCCTGCTGGGCGCGCTGTTCTTCCGGGAGCGGATGTCCCCGGCGCGGATCGCCGGCCTCGTCGTCGCGTGCGCGGGACTCGCGATGGTCGGAGCCCCGCGTGCGGGCGACGGCGCGAGCCTCCTCCCCTTCCTCCTCGTGCTGGCGGGCGGCCTGAGCTGGGCGGTGGGGAACGTCGCCACCGCCCAGGCGCACGCCGACGACCCGCTCCGGCTGACGCTGTGGATGTCGGTCGTCCCGCCGCTTCCGATGCTCGCCCTCTCGCTCGTCGTCGAGGGGCCCGACGCGATCGCGGGCTCGCTGACCTCGTGGCAGGAGCCGACGGCGGCGCCGGCCCTGCTCGGGCTCGCGTACACGGTGCTCGTGGGGACGGTGGGCGGCTCGGGCGTGTGGTCGTGGCTCATGACGCGTCACGGATCGAGCGCGGTGGCCCCCTTCTCGCTCCTCGTCCCCGTGGTGGGGATCGCCGCGGCATGGATCCTGCTCGGGCAGGCCGTCACGCCTCTCGACCTCGCGGGGGCCGCCGTGGTCATGGCGGGCGTGTACCTGGCGACGCGCGCGCCGGCGCGGGGAGGGGCGCGCACGGACCCCGTCGTCGCGCCGGGGTGA